The following nucleotide sequence is from Streptomyces sp. 6-11-2.
GCCGTCACCCTGTGCTGTCACCATGCCCCCTCCAACAACGATCCGAAAGGCTCCAGACGAGCCCCCGTGCCCACACGCTCGCACTCAGGTCTGACAACAACCCCGCCACGCCGGAAGACTTCAGATCAAACGACACGAGATGGGGATCCGCCTACGCGCGCGGTCGCACGGCCCCAGCAGCCCTCACGCTGCTCAACCTGAGTCAGGCGTTCCACCACTCGTCGGTGCCGCAGCCGACTTCGTAGTGCCACCAGCCCTCCTCCTGCCCTTGATTCAGGAGTGCCTTGATCCCGACGAAGTCCGCGCCAGCCGGCGCAGTGAAGGCCACCATGGGAAATGCCTCGCTGAAGACTTCGCCGCCGAGGTCGAACGCTGAAAGGCGCTGATGCACTGCGTGTGGGCTGCGCCCCAGGGGGCCGCTAGGGATGGGCACAACGCGAATCGTGCAGTTACCGGCGGAACTGACCCGCCCGACGGCCCAGTGCAACCCATCGGAGTCGGTCTGGAAGCGAACGACGTCGCCCTCGGCCACGCCGTCCTGGAGGAACGGGGCGTTCTGAACTCTGGCCATGTCGGCACTGAGCTTCGTCGCCCACAGGCCCTCCGTGTCCTGCGGGAGCCAGCCCTCACGCGGGACGAACCGAAACCACACCTTGATCATCTCGGCGGCGTTCTCCATGGCCACAATCATGCGCGGGCCACTCACAGCATCTCGCACTGGGTCTGAGCTGGGTGATCAAACTGTGCTGTCACGAAAGGGCCAATGATCAATCTTCGGTGGCAACGATCAATGTTCGATGACACAGGACAACCAGGAGGGGTGAAGCAACCCGTCAGGACTTGGCCGGGAAATCGAACATCTGGCCTAATGGCGGGTATGGAGCACACGACCTTCCCCCCGGACCTGATGCAGCTCCAGGCGGAATGGCACCGCACCTACGAGGCGCTCGCCGCGCCGGACCCGACTCGGTCCACCGTGCTGCGCCGCCGGCTGCAGTGGCTGTCCATCCGGCTGTGGTGGCACCCGTACTGGACCGGGCCGGGCCGTATGCCGGCCGCGCGGGCCGAGCTGCGCGACCAGGTCCGTACCTGCCAGGGGCGGCGGTGAACCGGCGCCCAGAGCACCTGACCCAGCGGGAAGAGGAGATCCTCCGCTGCATCCGGCAGTGGATCGAAGACAAGGGCGAGGGACCGTTGGTGCGGCAGCTCGCCCACGCCGTCGGGATGCGTAGCACGGCGTCGGTCGCCTATCACCTGGCCAACCTGGAGCGGTCGGGCGCGCTGATACGCGACGGCCGGGGCTGGAACACCTGCCGCCTGGGCCACTAACCGGCACTGCCGGGTCTGGGCTTAACTGGCCGCCCAATGCTCTGACCAGCTGTGGTCGGGCCTGTGGTCGGGGTGGTGCGCAGCCGCTGCACCGCGGTGGGCAGGGGCTGCATGGGGCGTGTCCAGACCTGGGGAGTGGCTCCAGTTGACCGTGCTGCCGGGGTCCTGGACGGGGTGCCACACGGGCTCGGCAGGGCAGCCCTGCAGTACCTCGACCAGCGGCGCCACCAGCACGGGGACGTTGCGCAGGAAGCCGGACAGTGCCGGGTCCGCGGCGGCCGCGCGCAGAGCCCTGATACGCGTCTCAATGCCGGCGGGTCCGGTGCCGTCCAGGACGAACAGCAGCCGCGGGAAGAGCGGGTAGTGCCGCCTCCACTCCTCTCGCACTGGTTCCTGGCCGGCCTGTCGGTGCCGCCTGCCCGGCGCAGGCGCGGGCACGTAGTCGTAGAGGCGGGCATAGGCGGTGAGTTTCGCGGCCAGGCGTTCGGGTCCCATGGTGGCCCGGTCGACCTCGACGAACGCCCGCAGCATCGCCCCCTCGCCGCCCTCACGGCCGCGCCGGTAGTACAGCAGCGCATCCGGGATGACCGCCTCGCCGCTCCCGATGGGGTGGTAGACCTCGGGGATCCAGTCCAGCGGCCGGCACAACTCGCCGCGGCGCCGCGCGTCCTGGAGGAAGGCCAGTCCGGTCTCGGTCACCGTCAGCGCGTGCCCGACCCGCAGCCGCACAGCGGTCCGGTCCGACACCGTCTTCGACGGCCGCCGTCCCCGCAACTCAGGCCACTCGCAGGCGACCTGCACGCCGTATTGCGTGGGAAACCACACCCTCAGCCGACCCCTCTGGGGCAAGGTGATCCGGTCAACCAGCCCCTCCGCGCGCAGCTTGGCCAGCCGACGCCGGGTCTGCTCGATCCGCACCTGAGGGTTGAGGATGAGGTGCATCTGCTCGGTGGTCGCCATCCGGTACTGGGCCAGCACCGCCAGCGCCATCCGGTCGCCACTGGCCGCGTCCACGTCCGTCATCACCCGTCCCGTTCCTCCCATACGGTGCGGCGCCGTCCCATTCAGCGCCGCGCGTACGAGCCAGCCCAGCCGACACCCCCGACCACACCACCGACCATGAAGACCCGACCACGGTCACGATGCGACAACACCGCCCCCAACCAGGCCGACATCCCCGCCGACAACCCCTCCGACAACTGTCTGCGCGCGACCACGCCCTGGGCGACGTATCCGCAGGTCACCACGCCTTCCCGGCCGTGGTCGGGAGCCCGACATCCCCCTCTGCACACCCCGCGCTCGCCCCGAAAGAGAAGAAGAACAGGTGACAGGGGACGGCGGGCGGAACGGCGGGCATGCCGCCGGGGGATCGGGGCGCGCCTGACGTCCCTTGCGCGTCGGCGGCCGCCTCCGCGCAGCGCCGGGTCCGCCGGCGCATCGTGGGCGGCGGAGGAGGGGAGGGCCAGCGGGTCAGGACGCAGCGCACACCGCACGAAGTCCCCGACCAGCCCCTGGTCGGGGGCTTCGCTGTTGTGGGATGTGGCGGGGCGGGCTGGGCTACAGGGGCGGGCCTGCCGAGAAGAACCCGCCGATGCTCCGTGTCAGCCGGGTGGCCTCCGACAGCCCGTACTGGAACGCGAGCAGCGTGTAGACCATCACGGGGAATGCCACCACGGCCAGCGGCACGAGCAGTTCCACGGGTGCCCCCAAGGGCGACAGCGCAACGAATGAGGCGGTCACGATCGCTGCCGCCCACAAGCAGGCCGTGGCCAAGCGGCGCCCGTCACGGGGACGCAGGGGCATGGGGGCCTCGCGGAGGCCGCCGCCTCGGGCGACAGGGCGGGCCATTGGAGGACACGCGTTCTTCGCCGTCTGGGCTTCGAGCAGTGGCCGGCCAGTTGCCGG
It contains:
- a CDS encoding replication-relaxation family protein, whose amino-acid sequence is MTDVDAASGDRMALAVLAQYRMATTEQMHLILNPQVRIEQTRRRLAKLRAEGLVDRITLPQRGRLRVWFPTQYGVQVACEWPELRGRRPSKTVSDRTAVRLRVGHALTVTETGLAFLQDARRRGELCRPLDWIPEVYHPIGSGEAVIPDALLYYRRGREGGEGAMLRAFVEVDRATMGPERLAAKLTAYARLYDYVPAPAPGRRHRQAGQEPVREEWRRHYPLFPRLLFVLDGTGPAGIETRIRALRAAAADPALSGFLRNVPVLVAPLVEVLQGCPAEPVWHPVQDPGSTVNWSHSPGLDTPHAAPAHRGAAAAHHPDHRPDHSWSEHWAAS
- a CDS encoding DUF4265 domain-containing protein encodes the protein MENAAEMIKVWFRFVPREGWLPQDTEGLWATKLSADMARVQNAPFLQDGVAEGDVVRFQTDSDGLHWAVGRVSSAGNCTIRVVPIPSGPLGRSPHAVHQRLSAFDLGGEVFSEAFPMVAFTAPAGADFVGIKALLNQGQEEGWWHYEVGCGTDEWWNA